TTTGTTCAATAGTAGATTTCTCACTAACAATATCAACTCCTTTTAATTCTATTGCATCTTCTTCTATTGCAATTGTATTTAGATTTATGTTTTTATTTTCGGAAGATAATTCAATTGATTTTACAACCGTTTTATATCCAATAAACTGAAATTCGACAGTGTATTTTTTTAAATCTAGATTTTTGATAATGAAAATACCTTTGTCTGAAGTGATTCCTCCAGTTACGAATTTGTCAGCTTCTTTAACAATAACATTTACATAGGGTAATGGTTCATTGGTTTTCTTGTCAATAACTTTTCCGGTTACACTTCCTGTGTTTTCGAGAAGATTGGGTTTGACTGAGTTTTGTGCTTGCATCGAAACGATAGTTCCGAATAGGCAGACTAAAATTAATTGTACTGTTTTCATGATTGATTATTTTGATTGATGATGCAAAGGTAATTATTTTTTATATAATATGTATTACATAGTACTATTTTATGCAAAAATATATTTATTAAAAATTGATGATTTACATAGTAGACTATGAAGCATTCACTTTGTTACAAAAAATCAATATTTTGTTTAAAAAAAAATGACTTTCAAAATTAGAAAGTCATTTTTATACTATGAAGTGTATTTACCTTTTTAAAGAAAAATGGGATTTGTATTCTTTTGTGGTATTGTTTTCTGTGTAGAATATAGTAAACCAGTAATCATCTGCAGGAAGGGAATACCCATTATAGTTTCCGTCCCAACCCGTTCCATTAGGAGAAAGTTCTTTGAGTAGTTTGCCGTACCTATCGAAAATATATAGTTTGATATTTTCTTGATTTGGCATTTCGGTTACATTCCAAGTGTCATTATATCCATCTCCATTTGGTGTGAAAAACTTAGGAGCATTTATCATTTTTAGACTAATCGGATTAGTAGATCCACAACCATTTGCATCGCTGACACTAATTTCATGAATTCCAGAACTAACATTTGTAAAAGTATTGCTACTTTGTGGAGTATTTCCATCTAAAGAATAAAGAAAATTAGCTCCATTTCCTATACTTGTCACTGCATTTACTGTAATGGTCTGGTTATCTGTAAACCAGCCATCAGTAGTAAACGTGATGGAACTTGGTGGAGCTGATTCGATAACAGCAAATGGAATTATATCTGAGGTGCAACCAAATATGGACAAATCAGTTACAGTTAGTGTGTAGTTTCCAGGCTGACTTGTTGAAAAATCAGAGGCGGTACCTACTAAAATGCCATTTTCTTCTTTCCATTCAAATGAATATCGAGGGGCAGTATATCCACTAGTGATATAAGCATTGGTTAACGTTCCTGTGGCAAAGTCATGGCAAATTGCTGGAACGCTAAGTATTGGGTTTGGTTTATCAGTGATTGTGATCTCCATTGGTTTTTCATCAGAGCAAATTACAGTTGACGAATTTCCTACTTCAGCATAGGCATATATTGTAGATGAAGTTGTTATTACATCACCAGGGTATTTTTCTGTATTAGTAGTATTAGCAGGGCCACCAGATTGTGTGAAGTATTTACTAATGGGAGCAATAAAGTTGGGTAATGTATACGATTCACATCTTGTTACCGCTGCAATAGGTGCAATTATGGGGCTGTTGTAAATGGTTATTGTAAAATCATCTTGATCAGAACAGGCAACTCGAGTATTGTCTTCTGCATAGACATATAGTTTTGTAGTTGTAGTAATAGGTGAATAGGGAGGACTTAGTTTTGTTCCAGCTCCTTGTGGACCATTTGCATCGGTATAATAATCGCCAAGACCTACAATTGCTGGTAAAATATAATTATTACAGGCATATTGATCTGAAATTTTATTTACTAAGGTGATTAATGCTGAAATACTATATTCAGCAGTACAAGTGTTAGGTGCAGTAGCAGCTGCATAAACATATATAGTTTTGGATGAGCTAAGTATATATCCAGGAGGTAATATTGGATTTGTAGGAGAAGGACCTCCAGGGAATTCATAATATTCTCCATTAGCTAAATCATCAAGGACATAGTTTTGCCCACATTTTATAACCTCAATTGGTCTAGCATCTATTAAGGGAGATGGGTTCACAGTAATTAAGAATTTTTCTTCAACATAGCACGAGCCAGATGCAGCTTTATCATAAAAATACATAGTTTGTGTTTTGGTTACCGGAAATCCAACGGGGCGCATATTTCCAGTACCTAGAGGTTTAGTAAAATAATTTCCCGAATGTGCCACTGGAGGTAAATAATACACATCACATTGTGGGGTAGTGTCACTAAATATTGGCAGCGGTGCTATGCTTACATTTACCGTGAACTGTAAATTGTCAGTGCAGCTTTCTCCAGTTACATAATACCAAAGTGTAGTTGTTGTATTTATTGAAGTACCGGCCGGAACAACTGATCCTCCGCCTCCAGCCGCAGTTCTATATTCACCAACAATTAATGGAGGCAAAATATAAGCCGAACAAGAATTTACATCAGATGGAGGATTAATATCTGAAATACCGATATATACAGTAAATGTTTTTTCGGAAGTACAGTTAGTTGGTGCCGTTCCTGTTTCTTTGTAAACATAAATAGGAGTAGTTGCAATTATAATTGTTCCAGCTGGAATAATAGGCAGTCCTTTATTAGGTCCTGAATAATAAATACCACCATTAACATCAGCAGGCATGATGTAGGAACTACAGCCAAATTGATTTTCATAATCTGGTAAAGCAGTAAACGGAATTATTGTTATTGAGAAAGGTTTTTCTTGATTGCAGGCGGGTGACACGGTAGTATCTTGAAACCAAACATAAATGGTATTTAAGCCTGCTGCATTTATTATTGTTCCCGATGCTAACTCAGTGTTCCCTGGAGTTGTAGTACCTCCACTTTGAGTATAGTATTTTCCGTAAGCTAAATTGGGAAGTTTGTATGCGGTACAATAGGTTGATGAAGCGGGTGTTATTGTTCCCAAGTTTGCTATAGTAACTTTAAAAGAATCTTGATTTGTACAGATTCCAGATTGATTGAATACATATAAAGTAGTTGTGGTAGAAATTTTGTCTCCTGCAAAAAGCTGCGTTCCTGTCCCATTTAATCCTGTCCAATATTGTGCTCCTGTTTCTGTTAACGTAGGTAAAGTATAGGAAGTACATACAAATACATCTTTTAAAACGTCTACTTGAGGTAGGGGAGTAACAGTAAGTTGAAAGCTTGTTACAACAAAGCAATTGTTACTAGAAATATTTTGTAATCGGACCCACAATGTAGTACTAGAATACAATAATATGTTGCTTGAATTTGGAATTATAGTATTAGAATTATTGGTAGCTCCTGCTAAAGAAGAGTGAAATGTTAGGATGGTATATAAAGGGTTTTGAGCACCCATTATTGCTGCTTTTGCTGCTGATAAGTTAAAGCTTGCTTTCGGCGTAGCATCCGTATTATTTCTTGCGCATAGTGCTATATCACTGGGTGTAGATGAAATGATTGGACTTGCCACAATCATTAATTGAAAAGATCGTATTTCGTAACATAAAGTAGATGGATTTTGAATTCGAACATAAATTGTTTTTCCGTTTTCAGAATTTAAAATGGTATAAGGGCTTGAAATTGGAGAATTATTTGAAATGGCATCGGCATTAGTTAGGTGATATGAAATAACAGTTCCTGCAGGTAAATCATCTACAATTCCTGCTGCATTAGTGGCTTGATCATTACCGGCTAATATAATTGTAGTATTTTTTGTTAAATCAAAGTCATAAGAAGACGCTCCAGTATTGCAATTGTAAATATTAGGAACTGTATTTATTACTCCAATTGCAGGGTAAATTTCGACACTTATTTCATCAGTGACTTCAGTACATCCAGGTTCCGT
The Flavobacterium sp. WC2421 genome window above contains:
- a CDS encoding choice-of-anchor L domain-containing protein, with protein sequence MKKTQLLFLLLFQAVCFSQSVTINTTTYTTDQLINQVLINSPCVSATNINYKSGSFYGATNSIGYFENSNPNFPFTNGVVLTTGDVTQTPSPNTTILSDGTMAWTGDSDLEANLLSQSGITINSINASYIEFDFQPKTPNFDFSFLFASEEYGTSQCSFSDAFAFLLKDVTAGGPNVNLAVIPGTSIPVSVATIRDATYNSNCPSANPSYFGTFNGSGFGPAINFNGQTIPMVASATGLNTNHVYHIKLVIADGGNNTGYDSAIFLKANSFNIGQNVLGLDYTAANNRAICPGNTLPTLSASGLSPGTTIVWKKEGVDFSPPQTGTTLDLNTILPLISSGIHNYSVSYTEPGCTEVTDEISVEIYPAIGVINTVPNIYNCNTGASSYDFDLTKNTTIILAGNDQATNAAGIVDDLPAGTVISYHLTNADAISNNSPISSPYTILNSENGKTIYVRIQNPSTLCYEIRSFQLMIVASPIISSTPSDIALCARNNTDATPKASFNLSAAKAAIMGAQNPLYTILTFHSSLAGATNNSNTIIPNSSNILLYSSTTLWVRLQNISSNNCFVVTSFQLTVTPLPQVDVLKDVFVCTSYTLPTLTETGAQYWTGLNGTGTQLFAGDKISTTTTLYVFNQSGICTNQDSFKVTIANLGTITPASSTYCTAYKLPNLAYGKYYTQSGGTTTPGNTELASGTIINAAGLNTIYVWFQDTTVSPACNQEKPFSITIIPFTALPDYENQFGCSSYIMPADVNGGIYYSGPNKGLPIIPAGTIIIATTPIYVYKETGTAPTNCTSEKTFTVYIGISDINPPSDVNSCSAYILPPLIVGEYRTAAGGGGSVVPAGTSINTTTTLWYYVTGESCTDNLQFTVNVSIAPLPIFSDTTPQCDVYYLPPVAHSGNYFTKPLGTGNMRPVGFPVTKTQTMYFYDKAASGSCYVEEKFLITVNPSPLIDARPIEVIKCGQNYVLDDLANGEYYEFPGGPSPTNPILPPGYILSSSKTIYVYAAATAPNTCTAEYSISALITLVNKISDQYACNNYILPAIVGLGDYYTDANGPQGAGTKLSPPYSPITTTTKLYVYAEDNTRVACSDQDDFTITIYNSPIIAPIAAVTRCESYTLPNFIAPISKYFTQSGGPANTTNTEKYPGDVITTSSTIYAYAEVGNSSTVICSDEKPMEITITDKPNPILSVPAICHDFATGTLTNAYITSGYTAPRYSFEWKEENGILVGTASDFSTSQPGNYTLTVTDLSIFGCTSDIIPFAVIESAPPSSITFTTDGWFTDNQTITVNAVTSIGNGANFLYSLDGNTPQSSNTFTNVSSGIHEISVSDANGCGSTNPISLKMINAPKFFTPNGDGYNDTWNVTEMPNQENIKLYIFDRYGKLLKELSPNGTGWDGNYNGYSLPADDYWFTIFYTENNTTKEYKSHFSLKR